CAATGTACAAAGTTTATTACTATGTACACGTGTGGTAGGTGTGGTTCCCGGGGAGGCAGAGAGGTCCTGGACTCCCGAGGGCATCAGGGCGTTCCCCTCGAGACAGTCTCTGCGGCTGCTGCCCAGAACGTGCCGAGGAGAAGGTGGCTGAGAGGAAGGTCACCACAGACCTGGGGGCATTAGGAGAAGCCCCTCGATGGCTGATTTGCTTCCCTGAGCCAGGGGTCTTTAGTGTCGCTGTGCAGAGGGAATGGCGGGTATCCGGCTTGCTTGGGGAAGCGGAGGCTCAGTAACTTGAGTTCCCAAAGGTGGCACTGGGGTGGCGGTGGGGGCGGTGGGGGCGGTGGGTAGATGCTGGGTGATGCGGTGTGCTGAGGAGCCCTGAGCCTAGGGAGCCAGCCACAGCCACATGTCACCCCGGGAACGCAGCCAGTGGGGGTCCTCAAGTGCTACCCATGCACGAGGTGATGGGCAGGGACACCTCTCTTCACCAGACCCCTTCTAGGGCACCCTCTTTAGTAGCTACATGTGGGGACATGTTGGCTGGCACTTACCACCCAGGGGGACCCACCCGCTGCCTGTCTCTTAGGGATGGAAAGTGGCCTGTCCCTCTCTCTAGGAGGGACCTTACGTTATTCTCTCCTGGGGCGTCAACATGTGAAGTCCCCCGGCCCCTCCTTCCCCAAGCTCTGTGACGCCCCTCCTGGTATTCACTCCCTGCCCTTCTCTGAAGGCCAGCCTTCACGGCTCCCAGG
This window of the Marmota flaviventris isolate mMarFla1 chromosome 20, mMarFla1.hap1, whole genome shotgun sequence genome carries:
- the C20H3orf22 gene encoding uncharacterized protein C3orf22 homolog, producing MEPRTHKKCPQHKKPKSKAQDRFTNNFPYRFSWLTEPTTESLKVWDSRNTPPRDLLPLQKKLVATRSIPVPGHLRTPTGCVPGVTCGCGWLPRLRAPQHTASPSIYPPPPPPPPPPQCHLWELKLLSLRFPKQAGYPPFPLHSDTKDPWLREANQPSRGFS